GCATCCGCTCCACAAATCCAACCGACCGATTATAGGACCGCTCATGGTGCAGCGCAAAAGTCCGCAGCGTCTGCTCGATGCTGTGCGTATCAGCTCGGACAGACTGATAATACCCCGTGTCGATTACCCGATCTTTAAATGCCGTATTCAGCCGACCCTTTAAGGTTTCCAGGGCGGATAGCAGCTCCTGCGCCGCTTCCAGGCTCTTTACGTCGTTGTTTGCTCTGCTTAATCCAAACATCGCTTGTCCTCCCTTTCAGGCCATTACCGCCGTTTCTTCTTCTCTGGCTGTTTCGTTGTACTTTCTCTGTTCTATGTCCGTCATTTCGTCTTTGCTCAGTGCGTAAAACATATTTTTGCCGATCTGGATACGCCGGTCAGCCAGGCGTGACTTACGCCCCCAATGCAAACAAGTTCCCGGAACCAGGAGCCGACCGAACATAGCTGCCGTGCGCTCTGCGGCGTCCACCGCACGCCAAAAATGGTAATCGTGGTACAGCTTAGTGTATTTTACCGGATGCATCCCCGGGAAATGGTACAACAAGTGCTGGGGATCGTTGCTCAATACGTTCGGCGGGATGATTGTCATAAAGCTTCCTCCTTGCTTCGTCGTGTACTCGTTCAAGTTCGTCCATAAATTTAGCTGCGGCCCGCTCCGTTTTTGGAAGAGGAAACCCACCAACAAAGCTATGTGAATCAAATAAATTTAACTTGTGAATCTGATTAACTTTAAAGCTGCTTAAAAATCTCGTATGGATCAGCTTCCCTAGGCGACCGTAACCGTCTGCCTGGAAGTCGTAATAGTCGATATTCATGCCTTTGTTACCGGCTGGCCGGATGTGTAGCAGCACCTCCAGCATTTCCCGTACCCGGTTATCCAGCCTGGAAACACTTGGTGTAGCGAATATCTGAATCGCGGCCATTTTGCGGGCAAAGGTCAGTATGTCCGTGGCAATGATGTTGTCCATCTTGAGCGCCGTCCTGGAATTGAAAGATCGGTGCGCCTCATCCCACACGCATATGCTGCCATGAGCTTCAGCTACTTTAAACCAATCCTCAGCCACTTTCATGCGTTCGGCGCCGTTAAGGTCATAGTTCGCAAACAATTTAGCGTGTCCGCCGATGCTTTCGATAGCGTTTTTGTAAAGCCAGGCCATCATGCTCGCCATCGTGGTCTTACCGACGCCTAGATTGCCCATGATCCCAATAATATGCGGCATGGCCTACCCCCTGCCCTTGGCCGGACGGCCGTCCGCCAGGATGATTGGCTTAGGCGGCTTGGGGATGAGCTCCTCTATGGTCCGAAGGAATGTTTCGGTGCGGCTCACGGCCTTTTTATGCTTGGTGGTAATGTCTTTTATGATCCAGGAGTAAGGATTGCTCTTGCCGTGCAGCCTTTGGTTATTGCCCAGCTCTTCCAGGAGCAAAATGGCTCTGACTTGCTCCTCGGAGAGCGGGGCAGCATAGTCGGTCATAAAGTCTAAGACTTGTTTTACATCAGATACATGCTGGACGGTAGGGAACAGGTCATCATTTATGACTTTCTGTATCTTGTCTGCGTTATCGTAAGCCGTGCTCATGCATTACACCGCCTTTAAAATAATCAGGAAGATCATGACGGCCACGCCGATCAGGATGTATCTGCCAATAGGTTTGCTGCTAGGTATCGGCGGATCGCCCTGGAAGTGCGTAATCTGCCGGAGCACGGTGCTGCGCTCAAGTGCAGCGATCCGCTGATAGTCGGATGCCGCGTCCAGCTCTGCCCCGCACAGAAATATACGGCCCTTACGCCCTGTAAAGGCTTTGTAATCTCCTACCGGCACTGAATAGGATGTTACCGAGTTTTCCGCATACAGCCTCTCGTCGTTTATCTCCGTCACGGCAGCTAAGTCCGCGGTTCCGTCCTCTTTGAAGATCATCAAGGTGTCTTGCGGTTCATATGGCTCTTGTTTTGCTGCGAATAGCATCTGCTTTACCGCCTTTCGCTCTAATTTTGTTGAACAGCCAGGCTGCTGGGAAAAAGACCAGGGCTACCCCCGTTGACAGTCCGGCTCCTATCGCTACAAAGTAACTAAAAACTCCATCCACTCTTTTACACTCCCTTAGTCAGCAAGCCGTATACGATCCGTTCCGGACCGGCGAGCTGCTGAAGCTTTTTTCGTATACGATTTTTTCGCCGGCAGATCCTTTAGCGTATACATTTCCTATCCGGAGCAGCGCCGATCCGCGCAGCTGCATCCAGGATGACGTATGCATTAGCCCCTACCAATACCGTGTATTTCCCGACCTTCCAACTGCCCGCTTTTTCCGACTTTCCAATCCATTTCAATCGTTTTAACTCCTCCACTATTAAGTAGAGATGTAATCGCAGCGGCCCGTTTAGACTTCTGCATGTTCCAAAACAATATGCTGATAATGAGTACAGCCAGGGCGATACCCAAGCCCAGCAAAATCCAATCTTTATATAAGGACATAAAGCTAGTGGCCGAGCTAAAGGCATCTGACACACTGAAAGGTATAGTAACTCCGTCAAACAATTTAAATCCTCTCCTTTACCACCATTTGGCTCCATCTTTAAAAGCAAAGTACATTCGCATGATCACTTTGACCAATTGCAATACGGCCAGCAGCACAATAGAGGCTAACAATGAGTTTATGACAGCCTGCATCGAGGGCGGCAAATAGCCAAAAAATCCGAAATAGTTATTTAAGCTGATTCCATGACCAGCGACCAGACTTGCATTATTCAAATAGCTGCGGGCCAGTTGCAGAAACGATAGCGGCGGGGAAAAGATCGAATCCACGAAGTTCCGAAGACTTTGCGGCAAAAAGTAATCGAACAAATCATTCCCCTCCGTTGCGGATGCTCCCGATGATCCGGATCGCAGCAAAAGCCGTCGTAATCCAGATGCAAAAGAGCAAGATATAAGCAATCTTGTCCAACTGGTAAGGACCCAAGCTGCCTACTACGTTGTTAAAGATCGAGGTCCACTGCCCATTACTAGGTGTCGATGGTGTA
This window of the Paenibacillus durus genome carries:
- a CDS encoding zonular occludens toxin domain-containing protein — encoded protein: MPHIIGIMGNLGVGKTTMASMMAWLYKNAIESIGGHAKLFANYDLNGAERMKVAEDWFKVAEAHGSICVWDEAHRSFNSRTALKMDNIIATDILTFARKMAAIQIFATPSVSRLDNRVREMLEVLLHIRPAGNKGMNIDYYDFQADGYGRLGKLIHTRFLSSFKVNQIHKLNLFDSHSFVGGFPLPKTERAAAKFMDELERVHDEARRKLYDNHPAERIEQRSPALVVPFPGDASGKIH